One stretch of Candidatus Eisenbacteria bacterium DNA includes these proteins:
- the murD gene encoding UDP-N-acetylmuramoyl-L-alanine--D-glutamate ligase, whose amino-acid sequence MVERVLVVGYGRTGQAVARVLAGRGLRVRAADARDAAALGAGAPPPGVELRTGTDGPELLDGVDLVVPSPGVPSRAPVLAEAARRRIPVRSEIEVAARALACPIVGITGTNGKSTTTTLVGLALGNAGRRTFTGGNLGTPLITALEAPGGGAYDVCVAEVSSFQLEWVETFRPRVGCLLNVTDDHLDRHPTFAAYRDTKARLFAAQTPDDWAVLNRDDPAVIEIAPRLRARVVTFGTTPHPWGASIEGGAVVLRLEGAPAERYDLSRTRLAGRHNVDNILAAVATARLAGASPAAVQQAIDGMTPLAHRLTLVAERRGVRWYDDSKATNVGAAVRSLESFDGHVVLLAGGVDKGGSYAPLATAARGRVRRAFVFGTAREQIAAALATAGVPVDAVPTLAAAVAASSACAEPGDTVLLAPACSSFDQFTDYAERGRAFAAAVEALG is encoded by the coding sequence ATGGTGGAGCGCGTCCTCGTCGTCGGGTACGGGCGCACGGGGCAGGCGGTCGCCCGCGTGCTGGCGGGGCGCGGCCTGCGGGTGCGCGCCGCCGACGCCCGTGACGCCGCGGCGCTGGGCGCCGGCGCCCCGCCGCCCGGCGTGGAGCTGCGCACCGGCACCGACGGCCCGGAGCTGCTGGACGGCGTCGACCTCGTGGTCCCGAGCCCGGGCGTGCCGAGCCGCGCGCCCGTCCTGGCCGAGGCGGCACGGCGCCGCATTCCGGTGCGCAGCGAGATCGAGGTCGCGGCGCGCGCGCTCGCCTGCCCGATCGTCGGCATCACCGGGACCAACGGCAAGAGCACGACGACGACGCTCGTCGGGCTCGCGCTCGGGAACGCGGGGCGGCGCACGTTCACGGGCGGCAACCTCGGGACGCCGCTCATCACGGCACTCGAAGCGCCGGGCGGCGGGGCGTACGACGTGTGCGTCGCCGAGGTCTCGAGCTTCCAGCTCGAATGGGTCGAGACCTTCCGCCCGCGCGTCGGGTGTCTACTGAACGTCACCGATGATCACCTGGATCGCCATCCGACCTTCGCGGCGTATCGCGACACGAAGGCGCGCCTGTTCGCCGCGCAGACCCCCGACGACTGGGCGGTGCTGAACCGTGACGATCCCGCCGTGATCGAGATTGCGCCGCGCCTGCGCGCACGCGTCGTGACGTTCGGGACGACGCCGCATCCCTGGGGGGCCTCGATCGAGGGCGGCGCGGTCGTCCTCCGGCTCGAGGGCGCGCCGGCGGAGCGCTACGATCTCTCCCGCACGCGGCTCGCCGGGCGCCACAACGTCGACAACATCCTCGCCGCGGTCGCGACCGCGCGCCTGGCGGGCGCCTCGCCGGCGGCCGTACAGCAGGCGATCGACGGGATGACGCCGCTCGCGCACCGGCTGACGCTCGTCGCCGAGCGTCGCGGTGTGCGCTGGTACGACGACTCGAAGGCGACGAACGTGGGTGCGGCGGTGCGGAGCCTCGAATCGTTCGACGGCCACGTTGTCCTGCTCGCGGGCGGCGTCGACAAGGGCGGCAGCTACGCGCCGCTCGCGACCGCGGCGCGCGGCCGGGTGCGCCGGGCGTTCGTGTTCGGGACGGCGCGCGAGCAGATCGCCGCGGCGCTCGCCACGGCCGGCGTCCCGGTGGATGCGGTGCCGACGCTCGCCGCCGCCGTCGCGGCGTCGAGCGCGTGCGCGGAGCCCGGCGACACGGTGCTGCTCGCGCCGGCGTGCTCGAGCTTCGATCAGTTCACCGACTACGCGGAGCGGGGGCGGGCGTTCGCCGCAGCAGTCGAGGCGTTGGGGTAG
- the ftsW gene encoding putative lipid II flippase FtsW yields MTGAETLNAAAGPRPTFRGPLANQRPRLVVNFGPDPWLVLSVASLVGLGAVMVFNVSYFFGQTTTGDPMHFFRKHVISVGLGIVAAAITSRVPSERYRQLAYPLLAVAVALMLAVLIPGIGARRGGAQRWFPLGPLSFQPSEVAKFAVVLYLACSLVRKGERVKEFQFGVLPHCLVVGLVAGLSLLEPDFGTAALVIAILALMLLVGGARFRHLALLGSVALPGLAWVVIMEPYRLTRFLTFLDYTKDPQGLGFQLQQSLIAFGSGGVSGVGLGQSEQKMFFLPAAHTDFIFSVIGEEFGLVGACVVVLLFVVVGARGLRIAARHPDPFASLLAFGTTVLIVLQGVLNIGVVLGCLPTKGLALPFISYGGSAMMIVLGEVGVLLALAREAG; encoded by the coding sequence ATGACGGGAGCCGAGACACTGAATGCCGCCGCGGGCCCGCGGCCGACCTTCCGCGGTCCGCTCGCCAACCAGCGCCCGCGCCTGGTGGTGAACTTCGGGCCGGACCCATGGCTGGTCCTGAGCGTCGCATCGCTGGTCGGACTCGGCGCGGTCATGGTCTTCAACGTCTCGTACTTCTTCGGCCAGACGACGACGGGCGACCCGATGCACTTCTTTCGCAAGCACGTCATCTCGGTCGGGCTCGGGATCGTGGCGGCGGCGATCACGTCGCGCGTGCCGTCCGAGCGCTATCGCCAGCTCGCGTACCCGCTGCTCGCCGTCGCCGTGGCGCTCATGCTGGCGGTGCTCATCCCCGGCATCGGCGCCCGGCGGGGCGGCGCGCAGCGGTGGTTCCCGCTCGGGCCCCTGTCGTTCCAGCCGTCGGAGGTCGCGAAGTTCGCCGTCGTCCTGTACCTCGCGTGCTCGCTCGTGCGGAAGGGCGAGCGCGTGAAGGAGTTCCAGTTCGGCGTCCTCCCGCACTGCCTCGTGGTCGGCTTGGTCGCCGGGCTCTCGCTCCTCGAGCCCGACTTCGGCACCGCGGCGCTCGTGATCGCGATCCTGGCCCTCATGCTGCTCGTCGGCGGGGCCCGCTTCCGGCACCTCGCGCTGCTCGGGAGCGTCGCGCTCCCCGGCCTCGCCTGGGTCGTGATCATGGAGCCCTATCGCCTGACGCGCTTTCTCACCTTCCTCGACTACACGAAGGATCCGCAGGGCCTCGGCTTCCAGCTCCAGCAGTCGCTCATCGCGTTCGGGTCGGGCGGCGTGTCGGGGGTCGGGCTCGGACAGAGCGAGCAGAAGATGTTCTTCTTGCCCGCCGCGCACACGGACTTCATCTTCTCGGTCATCGGCGAGGAGTTCGGGCTCGTCGGGGCGTGCGTGGTCGTGCTCCTGTTCGTGGTGGTCGGCGCGCGCGGGCTCCGCATCGCCGCCCGGCATCCCGATCCGTTCGCGAGCCTGCTCGCCTTCGGGACGACCGTGCTGATCGTCCTGCAGGGCGTTCTCAACATCGGCGTCGTGCTCGGCTGCCTGCCGACCAAGGGGCTGGCGCTCCCGTTCATCTCCTACGGGGGATCGGCGATGATGATCGTGCTGGGCGAGGTGGGCGTCCTCCTGGCGCTGGCGCGCGAGGCGGGATGA
- the murG gene encoding undecaprenyldiphospho-muramoylpentapeptide beta-N-acetylglucosaminyltransferase, with protein MTGPVRPGIVIAGGGTGGHLFPGIALAEALRARGRTVTFVGTQAGIEVRAVPAAGFPLRLVPGAQVRGGGVVRGLRGLAATARGVAAARGLLGELRPSVVVGVGGYASVAMVVAARLRRTPVVLLEQNTIPGVASRALGRLAQRVCLGFAEAASFFPAGRWTHTGNPVRQRVLDAPAVPGSAPGLLVFGGSQGAHRLNEAAVDAIGRLGGRVPGLRIHHQTGTADCEAVVAGYRRLGIAAKVEPFVDDMGAAYAAADLVVARAGAMSCAEITARGLPSILVPYPYAADDHQRHNAAVLVRAGAAEMILDAELDGERLANVLGRLLGDTAARATMAAAARAAGRPDAALRVADVCASVESPASP; from the coding sequence ATGACGGGGCCCGTCCGCCCCGGGATCGTCATCGCGGGCGGCGGTACGGGCGGGCATCTCTTCCCCGGCATCGCGCTCGCCGAGGCCCTGCGCGCGCGGGGTCGCACGGTGACGTTCGTCGGCACGCAGGCGGGCATCGAGGTTCGGGCCGTGCCGGCGGCGGGTTTTCCCTTGCGGCTCGTGCCCGGCGCGCAGGTTCGCGGCGGCGGCGTCGTGCGCGGGCTGCGCGGCCTCGCCGCGACCGCGCGCGGCGTCGCCGCGGCGCGCGGGCTCCTCGGCGAGCTGCGTCCGTCGGTCGTCGTCGGGGTCGGCGGCTACGCCTCGGTGGCGATGGTGGTCGCAGCCCGGCTGCGCCGCACCCCGGTCGTCCTGCTCGAGCAGAACACGATCCCCGGGGTCGCGAGCCGCGCGCTTGGCCGCCTGGCACAGCGCGTGTGCCTCGGGTTCGCGGAGGCGGCGTCCTTCTTCCCGGCGGGCCGATGGACCCACACCGGCAATCCCGTGCGCCAGCGCGTGCTCGACGCGCCCGCCGTCCCGGGGTCGGCGCCGGGGCTCCTCGTCTTCGGAGGCAGCCAGGGGGCGCACCGCCTGAACGAAGCCGCCGTCGACGCGATCGGGCGCCTCGGTGGCCGCGTGCCCGGTCTTCGCATCCACCATCAGACCGGGACGGCCGACTGCGAGGCGGTCGTCGCGGGCTACCGCCGCCTCGGGATTGCGGCGAAGGTCGAGCCCTTCGTCGACGACATGGGCGCGGCGTATGCCGCGGCGGATCTCGTGGTCGCCCGGGCGGGCGCCATGAGCTGCGCCGAGATCACCGCCCGCGGCCTGCCATCGATCCTCGTGCCCTACCCATATGCCGCCGACGACCACCAGCGACACAACGCCGCGGTGCTGGTGCGCGCCGGAGCGGCCGAGATGATCCTGGACGCCGAGCTCGACGGCGAACGATTGGCGAACGTCCTCGGCCGCCTGCTCGGCGACACCGCCGCGCGCGCCACCATGGCGGCCGCGGCGCGCGCGGCCGGTCGCCCAGACGCCGCCCTGCGCGTCGCCGACGTCTGCGCCTCGGTCGAAAGCCCCGCGTCCCCTTGA
- the murC gene encoding UDP-N-acetylmuramate--L-alanine ligase → MNGGPRRRVHFVGIGGIGMSGIAEVLLTLGYGVSGSDLAESETTRRLERLGARISVGAHEGTHIDEDVDVLVISSAVTFSNPEVVRARELKIPVIPRAEMLAELMRMKTGLAIAGTHGKTTTTSLVAAVLREAGRDPTVVVGGKVRTLGTNARLGQGEFLVAEADESDGSFLMLSPIYAIVTNIDPEHLDYFGDMEKVKAAYLQFVQRVPFYGLAVLCIDNVNVRAMLPKMNKRYVTYGTSSDADWQVRDLRVEGMETLFEVWRGDHRLGPVRLHMPGRHYALNALAAIAVADDLGIPWRIAAHALEEFGGVHRRFEVRGEEREILVIDDYGHHPEEIRATLRAAREGFARRLVVAFQPHRYTRTRDLFDDFLSVFDDADVLLLTEIYAAGEDRIDGVTGENLYQALKRRGHLDVRFVPGRDRLAEALLEIVRPGDLVLTLGAGDVHKSGDELLGLLRAGAPIPAVH, encoded by the coding sequence ATGAACGGTGGGCCGAGGCGCCGTGTGCACTTCGTCGGCATCGGCGGCATCGGCATGAGTGGCATCGCGGAGGTGCTGCTGACGCTCGGCTATGGCGTGTCGGGCTCCGATCTCGCCGAGAGCGAGACCACGCGGCGGCTCGAGCGGCTCGGCGCCCGCATCAGTGTCGGGGCACACGAGGGAACGCACATCGACGAGGACGTCGACGTCCTCGTCATCTCGTCCGCCGTGACCTTCTCGAACCCGGAGGTCGTGCGCGCGCGCGAGCTGAAGATTCCCGTCATCCCGCGCGCCGAGATGCTGGCCGAGCTGATGCGCATGAAGACCGGCCTCGCGATCGCCGGTACGCACGGGAAGACGACCACCACGTCGCTCGTCGCCGCCGTGCTGCGCGAGGCGGGTCGCGACCCGACGGTCGTCGTCGGCGGCAAGGTGCGGACGCTCGGCACGAACGCCCGCCTGGGACAGGGCGAATTCCTGGTCGCCGAAGCCGACGAGAGCGACGGCAGCTTCCTCATGCTCTCGCCGATCTACGCGATCGTCACCAACATCGACCCCGAGCATCTCGACTACTTCGGCGACATGGAGAAGGTGAAGGCGGCCTACCTCCAGTTCGTGCAGCGCGTCCCGTTCTACGGGCTCGCGGTGCTCTGCATCGACAACGTGAACGTCCGCGCGATGCTCCCGAAGATGAACAAGCGCTACGTCACCTACGGGACTTCGAGCGACGCCGACTGGCAGGTGCGCGATCTGCGCGTCGAGGGCATGGAGACCCTCTTCGAGGTGTGGCGTGGGGACCACCGGCTCGGGCCGGTGCGCCTCCACATGCCGGGCCGCCACTACGCGCTCAACGCGCTCGCGGCGATCGCCGTCGCCGACGACCTCGGCATTCCGTGGCGCATCGCCGCCCACGCGCTCGAAGAGTTCGGCGGCGTGCACCGGCGGTTCGAGGTCCGCGGCGAGGAGCGCGAGATCCTGGTCATCGACGACTACGGGCATCATCCCGAGGAGATCCGCGCCACGCTGCGCGCCGCGCGCGAGGGGTTCGCGCGCCGCCTGGTGGTGGCCTTCCAGCCGCACCGCTACACGCGCACCCGCGACCTCTTCGACGACTTCCTGTCCGTGTTCGACGACGCCGACGTGCTCCTGCTGACGGAGATCTACGCCGCCGGCGAGGACCGCATCGACGGGGTCACGGGCGAGAACCTCTACCAGGCGCTGAAGCGCCGCGGTCACCTGGACGTCCGCTTCGTACCGGGTCGCGACCGCCTTGCCGAGGCGCTCCTCGAGATCGTGCGGCCGGGCGACCTCGTGCTGACGCTCGGCGCGGGCGACGTCCACAAGAGCGGGGACGAGCTCCTGGGCCTGCTGCGCGCGGGCGCGCCCATCCCCGCGGTGCACTGA
- the murB gene encoding UDP-N-acetylmuramate dehydrogenase, translating into MTVDPELVRALEAAVPGRVRTNEPLARYTSFRIGGPADVLVSPDTAEELGAVLRLAAEHSTAATMLGGGSNLLVGDGGIRGIVVRLGAGFRHVAWDAPCVEAGAGVQLGRLARDAAQRGLGGLEYAEGIPGTVGGALFMNAGAYGGEVADAVDEVETVDASGRVRRIGRDELAFTYRRTALPAGVVVTAVRFRLRAEAAERVRARMEDARARRTASQPHGSANAGSIFKNPPGDHAGRLVEAAGLKGVRVGGARVSDAHANFIVNDGEARAADVQALMQQAQRVVWEGSGVWLEPEVRLIGSW; encoded by the coding sequence ATGACCGTCGATCCCGAGCTCGTCCGTGCTCTCGAGGCCGCCGTCCCCGGACGCGTTCGGACGAACGAGCCGCTGGCGCGCTACACTTCGTTTCGCATCGGCGGCCCCGCCGACGTGCTCGTATCGCCCGACACGGCCGAGGAGCTCGGCGCCGTGCTGCGACTCGCGGCGGAGCACTCCACCGCAGCGACGATGCTCGGCGGCGGATCGAACCTGCTGGTCGGCGACGGCGGCATCCGCGGCATCGTCGTGCGGCTCGGCGCGGGATTCCGGCACGTCGCGTGGGACGCGCCGTGCGTCGAGGCGGGCGCGGGCGTCCAGCTCGGTCGGCTCGCACGCGACGCCGCGCAACGCGGCCTGGGCGGGCTCGAATACGCCGAGGGGATTCCCGGCACGGTCGGCGGGGCGCTCTTCATGAACGCCGGCGCCTACGGCGGCGAGGTCGCCGACGCCGTGGACGAGGTCGAGACGGTCGACGCGAGCGGACGCGTCCGCCGCATCGGTCGCGACGAGCTCGCCTTCACGTATCGCCGCACGGCGCTGCCGGCGGGTGTGGTCGTCACGGCAGTGCGCTTCCGGCTGCGCGCCGAAGCCGCGGAGCGCGTGCGTGCCCGCATGGAGGACGCGCGTGCGCGGCGGACGGCGAGCCAGCCGCACGGATCGGCGAACGCGGGCTCGATCTTCAAGAACCCGCCCGGCGACCATGCCGGGCGGCTCGTCGAAGCCGCTGGGTTGAAGGGGGTGCGGGTTGGTGGGGCGCGCGTCTCGGACGCGCACGCGAACTTCATCGTGAACGACGGCGAGGCGCGTGCGGCCGACGTGCAGGCATTGATGCAGCAGGCCCAGCGGGTGGTCTGGGAGGGTAGTGGGGTATGGCTGGAGCCCGAGGTTCGACTGATCGGCAGCTGGTGA